Within Scomber scombrus unplaced genomic scaffold, fScoSco1.1 SCAFFOLD_187, whole genome shotgun sequence, the genomic segment GATGATGCTCTGTGATTGGACGGGAGCAGTCAGCTGACACGTTGGTCCGTCTTCAGAGAGAAATCTTCGTGTTTCTGAAGCTCGAGTtgtccctgaaacacaaagtaCTGCGATTAGTACTGCGAttagtactacagagtactgcgattagtactacagagtactgcgattagtactacagagtactgcGATTAGTACTGCGAttagtactacagagtactgcAATTAGTACTGCGAttagtactacagagtactgcAATTAGTACTGCGATTAGTATACTATAGtagtacagtagtagtagtactagtagtatacagtagtagtagtatgcagtactagtagtatacagtactagtactagtagtatacagtagtagtagtatacagtagtagtagtatacagtagtagtactagtagtatacagtagtagtagtatgcagtactagtagtatacagtagtagtagtatacagtagtagtagtactagtgtttactactagtactagtactactactactgtatactactagtactagtactactagtATTAGTACCTGAGGCTGTCGTTGTGCGTCTTGTACTCCATGATCGTGTTCGCTGGCAGGTTCAGAACTCGTCTCAGAGTGTCTCTGATTCTAGACGTCGTCGTCTGATCGCTGGAGGTCCGGTTCCAGATAGACAGGATGTcctcctgagagagagacaggtggagagagagagagacaggtggagacagagagagacaggtggagacagagagagagacaggtggagacagagagagacaggtggagagagagagagagacaggtggagagagagagagacaggtggagacagagagagacaggtggagacagagagagagacaggtggagagagagagagacaggtggagagagagagagagacaggtggagagagagagagacaggtggagagagagagagacaggtggagagagagagagacaggtggagacagagagagagacaggtggagagagagagacaggtggagacagagagagagacaggtggagagagagagagacaggtggagagagagagagacaggtggagacagagagagagacaggtggagagagagagacaggtggagacagagagagagacaggtggagagagagagagacaggtggagagagagagagagacaggtggagagagagagagacaggtggagacagagagagacaggtggagacagagagagagacaggtggagagagagagagacaggtggagagagagagagagacaggtggagagagagagagacaggtggagagagagagagacaggtggagagagagagagacaggtggagacagagagagagacaggtggagagagagagacaggtggagacagagagagagacaggtggagagagagagagacaggtggagagagagagagacaggtggagacagagagagagacaggtggagagagagagacaggtggagacagagagagagacaggtggagagagagagagacaggtggagagagagagagagacaggtggagagagagagagagacaggtggagacagagagagacaggtggagagagagagagagacaggtgggtTAGAACCACCTGATTATGGTCCTGATTCAGTAATaatgtagtactactactagtatatagtactagtatatagtactagtatatagtactagtagtagtactagtatatagtactagtatatagtactagtagtagtactagtatatagtactagtatatagtactagtagtagtactagtatatagtactagtatatagtactagtagtagtactagtatatagtactagtatatagtactagtagtagtactagtatatagtactagtagtagtactagtatatggtactagtagtagtactagtatatagtactagtagtagtactagtagtagtactagtagtagtagtactatcagtagtaccTGGAAGCGGATGGACAGTATTAGtacatagtactgcagtagtactagtatatagtactactagtagtactagtatatagtactagtatatagtactagtagtagtactagtatatagtactagtatatagtactagtagtagtactagtagtagtactagtatatagtactagtagtagtactagtatatagtactagtagtagtactagtatatagtactagtagtagtactagtatatagtactagtagtagtactagtatatagtactagtagtagtactagtatatagtactagtagtagtactagtatatagtactagtagtagtactagtatatagtactagtagtagtactagtatataGTACTAGTATATAGTACTAGTAGCAGTACTAGTATATAGTACTAGTATATAGTACTAGTAGCAGTACTAGTATATAGTACTAGTACTGCTACTAGTACTAGTatatagtactagtagtagtactagtatataGTATTAGtacatagtactgcagtagtactagtatatagtactagtagtagtagtactatcagtagtaccTGGAAGCGGATGGACAGTATTAGTACATAGTACTGCAGAAGTACTAGTATATGGTACTAGTAgcagtactagtagtagtactagtagtagtactagtatataGTACTAGTATATAGTACTAGTAGCAGTACTAGTATATAGTACTAGTAtatagtactatcagtagtaccTGGAAGCGGATGGACAGTATTAGTACATAGTACTGCAGAAGTACTAGTATATGGTACTAGTAgcagtactagtagtagtactagtagtagtactagtatatagtactagtatatagtactagtagtagtagtactatcagtagtaccTGGAAGCGGATGGACACCACGGCTCCACAGATCTCTTCTCCCACCATGAACTGCTCTCCCAGCATCGCCAACACGATGTTCTCCCAGAACCGACTCGCCAGACCTTTACGCAGCCGGATGATCCACTTCCCCCCACTGCGGTTTGAATCATCCTGcaggggagagggagacaggtgagacaggtgagacaggtgagacaggtgagacaggtgagagggagacaggtgagagggagacaggggagagggagacaggtgagacaagggagagggagacaggtgagagggagacaggtgagagggagacaggtgagacaggtgagagggagacaggtgagacaggtgagacaggtgagacaggtgagacaggtgagacaagggagagggagacaggtgagagggagacaggtgagagggagacaggtgagacaggtgagagggagacaggtgagagggagacaggtgagagggagacaggtgagagggagacaggtgagacaggtgagacaagggagacaggtgagacaagggagagggagacaggtgagacaagggagagggagacaggtgagacaggtgagagggagacaggtgagacaggtgagaaggagacaggtgagagggagacaggtgagagggagacaggtgggtcaggtgagagggagacaggtgagacaggtgagaaggagacaggtgtgacaggtgagacaggtgagagggagacaggtgagacaggtgagaaggagacaggtgagagggagacaggtgagacaggtgagagggagacagttGAGAGGGAGACAgttgagagggagacaggtgagagggagacaggtgggacaggtgagagggagacaggtgagacaggtgagacaggggagagggagacaggtgagagggagacaggtgagagggagacaggtgagacaggtgagagggagacaggtgagagggagacaggggagagggagacaggtgagacaagggagagggagacaggtgagagggagacaggtgagagggagacaggtgagacaggtgagagggagacaggtgagacaggtgagacaggtgagacaggtgagacaggtgagacaagggagagggagacaggtgagagggagacaggtgagagggagacaggtgagacaggtgagagggagacaggtgagagggagacaggtgagagggagacaggtgagagggagacaggtgagacaggtgagacaggtgagacaagggagacaggtgagacaagggagagggagacaggtgagacaagggagagggagacaggtgagacaggtgagagggagacaggtgagacaggtgagaaggagacaggtgagagggagacaggtgagagggagacaggtgggtCAGGTGAGaaggagacaggtgagacaggtgagaaggagacaggtgtgacaggtgagacaggtgagagggagacaggtgagacaggtgagaaggagacaggtgagagggagacaggtgagacaggtgagagggagacagttGAGAGGGAGACAgttgagagggagacaggtgagagggagacaggtgggacaggtgagagggagacaggtgagacaggtgagacaggggagagggagacaggtgagagggagacaggtgagagggagacaggtgagacaggtgagagggagacaggtgagacaggtgagaaggagacaggtgagagggagacaggtgagagggagacaggtgggtcaggtgagagggagacaggtgagacaggtgagaaggagacaggtgtgacaggtgagacaggtgagagggagacaggtgagacaggtgagaaggagacaggtgagagggagacaggtgagacaggtgagagggagacagttGAGAGGGAGACAgttgagagggagacaggtgagagggagacaggtgggacaggtgagagggagacaggtgagacaggtgagacaggggagagggagacaggtgagagggagacaggtgagagggagacaggtgagacaggtgagagggagacaggtgagagggagacaggtgagacaggtgagagggagacaggtgagacaggtgagacaggtgagagggagacaggtgagagggagacaggtgagacaggtgagagggagacaggtgagagggagacaggtgagacaggtgagagggagacaggtgagagggagacaggtgagacaggtgagagggagacaggtgagagggagacaggtgagagggagacaggtgagacaggtgagagggagacaggtgagagggagacaggtgagacaggtgagagggagacaggtgagacaggtgagaaggagacaggtgagagggagacaggtgggtcaggtgagagggagacaggtgagacaggtgagaagGATACAGGTgtgacaggtgagacaggtgagagggagacaggtgagacaggtgagaaggagacaggtgagagggagacaggtgagacaggtgagagggagacaggtgagagggagacaggtgggacaggtgggacaggtgagagggagacaggtgagacaggtgagacaggtgagaaggagacaggtgagacaggtgagagggagacaggtgagagggagacaggtgagacaggtgagagggagacaggtgagagggagacaggtgagagggagacaggtgagacaggtgagagggagacaggtgagagggagacaggtgggacAGGTGAGAcatgagagacaggtgagagggagacaggtgagacagttgagacaggtgagagggagacaggtgggacaggtgagagggagacaggtgggacaggtgagagtgagacaggtgagagtgagacaggtgagacaggtgagagggagacaggtgagagggagacaggtgagagggagacaggtgggacaggtgagacaggtgagacaggtgagagggagacaggtgagacaggtgggaCAGGTGAGACATGAAAGAcaggtgagagtgagacaggtgagagcgAGACATGTGGGACAGGTGTGAGTGAGACAGGTCTTACCTCCCACATGGGTTTGATTCCTTCTTTGAACAGGTGGAAGTCGCTGTGTCCGCTCAGATCACCTGGACGCACCAGGTGACTGTAGAACCTCCAGAACTGTtccacctgaacacacacacacacacacacgcacacacacacacacacacgcacacacacacacacacacacacgcacacacacacgcacacgcatgcacacacgcacacgcacacgcacacacacacgcacacacacgcacacacgcgcgcacacacacacacacacacacacacacacacacacacacacacacacacacacacacacacacacacacagacagacagacagacacacagaggataaatgcagtatatgtatataaagaGTGAGCCAGAGGGGATTGTGGGTAATTATTCGTACCGACGCTACGGTCCCGATC encodes:
- the eif4e2rs1 gene encoding eukaryotic translation initiation factor 4E family member 2 related sequence 1 codes for the protein MNQLDRVIDEEEEEESQCCHDNSDGTNNNRRKTVCPAAGEHPLQYNYTFWYSRRTPSRPASSQSYEQNIRQIGTVASVEQFWRFYSHLVRPGDLSGHSDFHLFKEGIKPMWEDDSNRSGGKWIIRLRKGLASRFWENIVLAMLGEQFMVGEEICGAVVSIRFQEDILSIWNRTSSDQTTTSRIRDTLRRVLNLPANTIMEYKTHNDSLRDNSSFRNTKISL